From the Osmerus eperlanus chromosome 21, fOsmEpe2.1, whole genome shotgun sequence genome, one window contains:
- the LOC134007857 gene encoding tomoregulin-2-like, translating to MPSPRAHSATARPPADRTAPVFEEGESDIFECAPGSCQFEGECVKIGETVTCICDFKCGEDVSPVCGSDSQTYQNDCLLRRASCKLQTEIQAASLGHCPADSGSGSGDDDREVEASPPEALAEGGVAQADPSSCEICQFGAECDIDDEDVWCVCNMDCSYISFNPVCASDGRSYDNPCQVKEVSCQRQERIEVKHLGRCHDERVRGDGGFVQRGGPHLLPGNTQALLCPRGV from the exons ATGCCTTCCCCACGAGCTCACTCAGCGACTGCCAGACCCCCAGCGGATCGAACTGCTCCG gttttTGAGGAGGGGGAATCCGACATATTCGAGTGTGCTCCTGGCTCGTGTCAAtttgagggagagtgtgtgaagATCGGAGAGACCGTCACCTGCATCTGTGACTTCAAG tGCGGTGAGGACGTGTCTCCAGTCTGTGGCTCAGACAGTCAGACTTATCAGAATGACTGTCTGTTACGTCGGGCGTCTTGTAAACTGCAGACAGAGATACAGGCCGCTTCACTGGGTCACTGCCCCGCAG ATTCTGGCTCTGGGTCTGGTGATGATGATCGTGAGGTTGAAGCATCCCCACCAG AAGCCTTGGCTGAAGGGGGTGTAGCCCAGGCAGACCCCTCCTCGTGTGAGATCTGCCAGTTTGGAGCTGAGTGTGACATTGATGACGAAgatgtgtg gtgtgtgtgtaacatggaCTGCTCCTACATCAGTTTTAAccctgtgtgtgcatcagaCGGCCGTTCCTATGACAACCCCTGCCAGGTGAAGGAGGTGTCCTgtcagaggcaggagaggattgAGGTCAAGCACCTGGGCCGCTGCCATG ACGAGCgtgtgaggggggatggggggttcgTACAGAGGGGGGGGCCGCATCTCCTGCCAGGAAACACACAAGCACTACTGTGTCCACGGGGAGTGTGA
- the vps16 gene encoding vacuolar protein sorting-associated protein 16 homolog, translated as MAFITANWNPLGEAFYRKIELYEMGWSLRDGLKDCLVAAAPYGGPIALLKEPQRRSPSSRPQLEIYSSSGSSMASFPWKSGPVCQLGWTVCDDLLCIQEDGTVLIYDLFGTFKRHFSMGNEVTQYQVLESKVFHSPYGTGVAIVTGASRFTLATNIDDLKLRRLPEVPGLQGKPSCWAVLTQDRQSKVLLANGADLYILDNTACTAVTPPGLSPQASSILHMAVSFSYKYLALFTDSGHVWMGSSNLKNKISEVETKVRTPPKQMVWCRRPKSRQASVVIMWDRLLLVAGECKDTIQYPLEEECVLVAELDGVRLVGGARHELLQEVPAACEDIFKIASMAPGALLLEAHKEYEKSSQKADEYLREIKEQSVLGEAVRQCVEAAGYEHEPDTQKTLLRAASFGKCFLSNFPPDQFVSMCRDLRVLNAVRDYNVGIPLTHSQYKQMTVQVLIDRLVYRKLYPLAIEICRYLKTPEYQGVSRVLKHWACCKVQQKEEADDVIARAVSVKLAEAAGISYSEIATRAYECGRTELAIKLLEFEPRSGEQVPLLLKMKRSQLALSKAIESGDTDLVYTVVTYLKNEMNRGDFFMTLRNQPVALSLYRQFCKHQEQDTLKDLFNQDDDHQELGNLYVKASYKEKRLEARFSLLQSAVDEYNKAKNEFAAKATEEEMKLLRLQRRLDEEKGEALLGLSVQETLEGLLASNLHKQAEQLYRDFRVPDKRYWWLKLKALAEKEDWEELEKFAKSKKSPIGYLPFVEVCMKHHNRHEAKKYVSKVTPEQKVKAHLAVGDLEGAAEAAMERRSEGEISTVLSRCSPTTDRALVEKLNRARATAAKK; from the exons ATGGCGTTCATAACAGCAAACTGGAATCCGCTCGGGGAGGCGTTTTACAG GAAAATCGAGCTGTATGAGATGGGCTGGAGTTTGCGGGATGGTTTGAAGGACTGTCTAGTGGCAGCTGCCCCTTATGGAGGACCAATAG CCCTGCTGAAGGAACCCCAGAGACGTTCTCCCAGCTCTCGTCCTCAATTAGAGATCTACTCCTCATCAGGCTCCTCCATGGCCAGCTTCCcg TGGAAGAGTGGTCCGGTGTGCCAGCTgggctggactgtgtgtgatgaCCTGCTGTGCATCCAGGAGGACGGAACCGTTCTCATATACGACCTGTTCGGAACCTTCAAGAGACACTTCAGCATGGGCAAC GAGGTGACCCAGTACCAGGTTCTGGAGTCCAAGGTGTTCCACTCGCCTTACGGAACCGGCGTTGCCATAGTAACGGGGGCCTCACGGTTTACCCTGGCAACGAACATCGACGACCTGAAGTTGCGGAGGCTCCCTGAAGTTccgg GCCTCCAGGGGAAGCCTTCCTGTTGGGCGGTGCTGACTCAGGACAGACAGAGCAAAGTGCTGCTGGCCAACGGGGCTGATCTATACATACTGGACAACACAGCCTGCACTGCTGtg accccgccaggcctctctcctcaggccagcaGCATCCTTCACATGGCGGTGTCCTTCAGCTACAAGTACCTGGCTCTCTTCACTGACTCTGGACACGTGTGGATGGGAAGCTCCAACCTGAAG AACAAGATCAGTGAAGTGGAGACTAAAGTCAGGACACCCCCAAAACAGATGGTCTG gtgtcggAGGCCCAAGAGCCGGCAGGCTTCAGTGGTCATCATGTGGGACCGGCTCCTCCTAGTGGCCGGGGAGTGTAAAGACACCATCCA ATACcccctggaggaggagtgtgtgttggtggcagAGCTGGACGGGGTGAGGCTCGTGGGCGGGGCCAGACACGAGCTGCTCCAGGAAGTGCCTGCTGCCTGCGAGGACATCTTCAAGATCGCCTCCATGGCTCCTGGAGCTCTGCTGCTGGAGGCACACAAGGAgtacgag AAGTCCAGCCAGAAGGCAGATGAGTACCTGAGAGAGATCAAGGAGCAGAGTGTGCTGggagaggcagtgaggcagTGTGTCGAGGCAGCTGGGTACGAACATGAACCAGACACCCAGAAAACACTGCTGAGG gcggCCTCCTTTGGGAAGTGCTTCCTCAGTAACTTCCCTCCAGATCAGTTTGTCAGCATGTGCAGAGATCTGCGAGTGCTCAACGCTGTCAGAGACTACAACGTGGGAatccccctcactcactcaca ATACAAACAGATGACAGTTCAGGTCCTCATTGACAG GTTAGTGTACCGTAAGCTGTATCCTCTGGCTATTGAGATCTGTCGCTACCTGAAGACTCCAGAGTACCAAGGCGTCAGCAGGGTACTCAAGCACTGGGCCTGCTGCaag GTCCagcagaaggaggaggctgATGATGTCATAGCGCGTGCTGTGAGTGTGAAGCTGGCCGAGGCTGCAGGAATCTCCTACTCTGAGATCGCCACCAGGGCCTACGAGTGTGGCAGGACGGAGCTGGCCATTAAG TTGTTGGAGTTTGAGCCTCGTTCAGGAGAGCAGGTTCCTCTGCTGCTGAAAATGAAGAGGAGCCAGCTGGCTCTCAGCAAGGCTATCGAGAGTGGAGACACAGacctgg tttaCACAGTGGTCACATACCTGAAGAACGAGATGAACAGAGGAGATTTCTTCATGACACTCCGGAATCAACCAGTCGCCCTCAGTCTCTACAGACAG ttctgTAAGCACCAGGAGCAGGACACTCTAAAGGACCTCTTCAACCAGGATGATGACCACCAAGAGCTGGGCAACCTGTATGTGAAGGCCAGCTACAAGgagaag aggctggaggctcGCTTCTCTCTGCTGCAGAGTGCTGTGGACGAGTACAACAAGGCCAAGAATGAGTTTGCTGCCAag gcgacagaggaggagatgaagctgCTGCGTTTGCAGCGGCGTCTggatgaggagaagggggaggctcTGCTGGGCCTGTCTGTCCAGGAAACCCTGGAGGGCCTGCTGGCCTCCAACCTGCACAAGCAGGCCGAGCAGCTCTACAGAGACTTCCGGGTGCCCgacaagag GTACTGGTGGCTGAAGTTGAAGGCCCTGGCAGAGAAGGAAGACTGGGAGGAGCTCGAGAAATTcgccaaaagcaaaaagtcTCCTATAGGCTACCTG ccgTTTGTCGAGGTGTGTATGAAACACCACAACAGGCACGAGGCCAAGAAGTACGTCTCCAAGGTGACGCCGGAACAGAAGGTCAAAGCTCACCTGGCAGTAGG ggaccTGGAGGGGGCAGCGGAGGCAGCCATGGAGAGACGTAGCGAGGGAGAGATCAGCACAGTCCTCTCCCGCTGTTCTCCAACCACAGACAGAGCCCTTGTCGAAAAGCTCAACCGTGCCAGAGCCACCGCCGCCAAAAAGTGA
- the cavin2b gene encoding caveolae-associated protein 2b, which produces MCEDSVQAERSSMVSTHQSQDLVVPSPEPDPPFPSHSFTPSGSGAANASSDHGAPGSPTIKEGSGPGMNPATVNSGPVNAITVLTLLDKLVNMLDTVQENQHKMEGRQAEMEGAVRGIQADMTKLSKSHTHTSNTVSKLLDKSRKVSVTMKEVRDRMERQAGQVKKLEANHAHLLKRNNFKVLIFQEENEIPSSVFVKEPVPFPHELEEGEGEESKGVVVDANRSQEEGLHTIDLSSDEDVGLEAENEEEGLEELHELSGEPLERSRADKFKRSSLKKVDSLKRAFSKQNIEKKMTKISTKIVSQEKRDKIKKTLSPNNQKSLFKVSPLTFSIRKRRGSEGPHEAEAEGSAPTEGAVASIELSPVGIPDQDLTFTEVHSQLAPELQDEGNALEWEEPGAAPESNGVPESEEIPESDIPKEELLVREEVREEVSEAYALSATLPQEDSLSAPPCNQEEEEEEGQNEKEIVVEQKEEEQKEIEQEEEEKTEVELKEVEQKEEKEKESPVEEAQPESITS; this is translated from the exons ATGTGTGAAGACTCCGTCCAGGCAGAGAGAAGCAGCATGGTGAGCACGCACCAGAGCCAAGATCTCGTGGTCCCCAGCCCAGAGCCAGACCCACCCTTCCCCAGCCACAGCTTCACACCCTCGGGCAGCGGAGCAGCCAACGCTAGCTCCGACCATGGAGCTCCTGGAAGTCCCACCATCAAGGAGGGGTCCGGCCCTGGGAtgaacccagccacagtcaaCTCTGGCCCGGTCAACGCCATCACGGTGCTGACCCTGCTGGACAAGCTGGTGAACATGCTGGACACCGTCCAGGAAAACCAGCACAAGATGGAGGGCCGTCAGGCAGAGATGGAGGGCGCTGTGAGAGGGATCCAGGCGGACATGACCAAGCTGTccaagagccacacacacacctccaacaccGTCAGCAAGCTGCTGGACAAGAGCCGCAAAGTCTCTGTGACCATGAAAGAG gttcgAGACAGGATGGAGCGTCAGGCTGGGCAGGTGAAGAAACTGGAGGCCAACCACGCCCACCTGCTGAAGAGAAACAACTTCAAAGTGCTTATATTCCAG GAGGAGAACGAGATTCCCTccagtgtgtttgtgaaggAGCCAGTGCCGTTCCCtcatgagctggaggagggggagggggaggagtccaaGGGCGTTGTGGTCGACGCCAACCGCTCTCAGGAGGAGGGGCTCCACACCATCGACCTGTCCTCGGACGAGGATGTGGGGCTGGAGGcggagaatgaggaggaggggctggaggaattGCACGAGCTTTCAGGAGAGCCCCTGGAGAGATCCAGGGCTGACAAGTTCAAACGCTCCAGCTTGAAGAAg GTGGACAGCTTGAAGAGGGCCTTCTCCAAACAGAACATAGAGAAGAAGATGACCAAGATCAGCACCAAGATCGTGTCTCAGGAGAAACGAGACAAGATCAAGAAGACCCTGAGTCCCAACAACCAGAAGAGCCTCTTCAAGGTGTCCCCTCTCACCTTCAGCATCAGGAag AGGCGGGGGTCAGAGGGCCCGCATGAAGCCGAGGCGGAGGGCTCGGCGCCCACGGAGGGCGCCGTAGCCTCCATCGAGCTCTCCCCGGTGGGCATCCCCGACCAGGACCTCACCTTCACTGAGGTGCACTCCCAGCTGGCCCCAGAGCTCCAGGACGAAGGCAACGCCCTGGAGTGGGAGGAGCCAGGTGCTGCGCCAGAGTCCAATGGCGTACCAGAATCGGAGGAGATTCCGGAATCCGACATTCCAAAGGAGGAGCTGTtagtgagggaggaagtgagggaggaagtgagcgAGGCGTATGCCCTCTCCGCCACCCTCCCGCAGGAAGATTCCCTGTCAGCCCCGCCCTGCaatcaggaagaagaggaggaggaggggcagaatGAGAAGGAAATAGTGGTGgagcagaaagaggaggagcagaaagagatagagcaggaagaggaggagaagacagaggtggagctgaaggaggtggagcagaaagaggagaaggagaaggagagcccAGTGGAGGAGGCCCAGCCTGAAAGTATCACTTCTTAG